The uncultured Sphaerochaeta sp. genome includes the window TCCTGATCTTTCCGTACTCCCTTCCCCACTCCTCAACCATCATGCGGATTGTTTCCTGAAAGCAGGATCAAGTGTTCTGTGGGAGATGACACGAGGTTGTCCGTTTCACTGTTCTTTCTGTTTTGAATCCAGGGGACAACGCTCTGTTCGGCATTTTCCACTAGCGCAACTTGAAGCAGAACTTGATCTGCTTATCGCCAAGCAGGTTGGAGAGGTGTATATTCTCGATCCAACCTTCAATATGGACAAAGAGCGTACCCTTACGATTCTGTCCATGCTTGCAGAAAAGCAGAGTGACATCCATTTCGTATTCGAGATCAGGGCAGAACTTTTGGACAATGAACTTGCAGATGCCTTTGCAAGAATCAACTGTGCCTTGCAGATAGGTCTGCAGAGCAGTGACCAAGCAGTACTGAAAACCGCCAACAGGAGATTTGACAGTAAGCTCTTTTCAAAGAAAATCTCTTTTCTCAATGCACGCGGAATTCCCTTCGGCCTAGACCTCATCATTGGACTTCCCAATGACAATCTCAGGTCATTCATCAAGAGTGTTGATTATGCGGTCTCCTTGAAACCGAGCAATCTTGATGTATTTCCTCTCTCCCTGCTTCCAGGAACCTTGGTTGCAGAGCAAGCAAAGGAGTTTTCGATCACTCATTTGCACGAAGCCCCCTATACCATTATTGAGTCTCCCGCGTTCCCTCAGAAAGACATGCAAAAAGCCCTGGTATTGAAGGAATCGCTTGATTTGTTTTTTACCAAGGGACAGGCAGGCATGTGGCTAACGAAACTCAGCGAGGTGGTCTCCTTGAGCCCTTCCTCGATCCTCTTCTCTTTCTCCTCATTCCTGGAAGCGTATCTGAAGAGAAGTGGGGAGCAAGCAGATGATATAGATATCTACTTGCTGCAAGAAACGTTTGTCCGCAGCTTCCTCAGAAAGCTTGGCCTTGTTCAGTATGAGGCTGTCATGCTCTCATTCATTGAGCTGCATCAAGGGATTGCCTTTTTCCATGAGTGCGGAGAGAGTCCAGTCCTGCAACTCTCCTACTCGCTGGATGCTCTCTCTGAATTTGAACATCTCTCAGCTGATGCATTCCTGAAGCGATATCCTAAAAGGGAAGAAGAAGTCCTTGGAATCACCAGCGATCTGGATGGAAGACTACTTTTTGTACCCCTGCAATAGAACTTACGCTTGAGAAGCGTACAGAAATCCCGTACAGTGAATCAAAAGGAATGAATAACCGGTGAAAATCAGAAAACAAACAACCAGGCTATTGATGGCAGTGATTGCCTCTCTGGTACTGATGAGTAGTTGTACTATAACTGAAAACATATCCTTCAAGCAGACAGGATACCACGCCTCGGCCTATGCCTTTTCTGTTGAGGATTTTTTCATTGCAGTCCTGGAAGATTTCAGTGAATTTTCTACGGAAAATGAGAACATCTCCCTGATGGACAAGGCAATTGGGGATTTTGAAAGAGCTTTGCGCTATAGCCCCACCACCAAAAACGTTGGATTGAAGAAGCTTGATGAGCACTCCTATGAGGGAGTGTTTGAGTTCACCGACTTGATGCGTCTGGTAACTGACCTGGGAGCAGGAGAGAATCAGAGCCTCTTGGACATCAATGGGAATTCCATGACCTTCTTCCTATCCATGGACAACTACGAGCAACTGGTTCCCGTTATCCCTTTCCTGGCTGACGAAAACTTTGAGGCCTTTGGGCCAGTGTACAACCAAGGTCTCAATGAAACCGACTATCTTGAGATGATCAGTTTCATGCTTGGAGAGGAAGGCCCTCCTGCAATAGAACGTTCTGTGATTACCCTCAGGGTAAATACCCCGAAGGAAATCACATCGTTCAACAATGGGAGAAAGGTGTCAGCAAGCGACTATGAATTCAGCTTCCCACTCATCGACTTCCTCTTGCTTGCTGAGCCCATTACATTCACTGTTCGTTGGTAATACCTAGACATTGAACTTGAAGTGCATGATGTCCCCATCCTGCACCAAGTACTCTTTGCCTTCCATCCTCAGTTTTCCTGCTACCTTGACCTTCTGTTCACTTCCATA containing:
- a CDS encoding B12-binding domain-containing radical SAM protein, whose protein sequence is MNISLVSCCLEEGNLSYPLGALCIQSALEAADMRAEHLPFTLADDPSQAALDVARMRPQVVGLSVYLWNRTWMDRFTAVFRAQSSDLVIFAGGPEATANPSSFDLSMLDFLILGEGEEAVVQAISAIKEGKKIAGKGIVTDLNELSWAPSPDLSVLPSPLLNHHADCFLKAGSSVLWEMTRGCPFHCSFCFESRGQRSVRHFPLAQLEAELDLLIAKQVGEVYILDPTFNMDKERTLTILSMLAEKQSDIHFVFEIRAELLDNELADAFARINCALQIGLQSSDQAVLKTANRRFDSKLFSKKISFLNARGIPFGLDLIIGLPNDNLRSFIKSVDYAVSLKPSNLDVFPLSLLPGTLVAEQAKEFSITHLHEAPYTIIESPAFPQKDMQKALVLKESLDLFFTKGQAGMWLTKLSEVVSLSPSSILFSFSSFLEAYLKRSGEQADDIDIYLLQETFVRSFLRKLGLVQYEAVMLSFIELHQGIAFFHECGESPVLQLSYSLDALSEFEHLSADAFLKRYPKREEEVLGITSDLDGRLLFVPLQ